A window from Fragaria vesca subsp. vesca linkage group LG5, FraVesHawaii_1.0, whole genome shotgun sequence encodes these proteins:
- the LOC101298130 gene encoding autophagy protein 5-like: MMEKEAQRVVWEGAIPLQIHLHESEVTTLPSPPPALILAPRLGYLPLLGSLLKPYFRSALPPGVDTVWFDYRGLPLKWYIPTGVLFDLLCAQPERPWNLTVHFRGYPGNILIPCEGEDSIKWSYINSLKEAAYIINGSCKNVMSMSQPDQVELWRSVLNGNLEAYLCVSSKLKLGAVGEVNLSSPRSRPSMGEIDVSGQVKQGRVPVRLYVWNVCEDFDDLEDAPPIDSWDKVSYINRPVEIQGEGRCFTLLDAVKSLLPDYFVDNSLGSAESLTVGGEEEQRVPSKDASDDKKAGEDDHVKASNEFEEPEIKLVRIQGIEPKLEIPFSWVANNLMHPEHFLHICVYLKVP; the protein is encoded by the exons ATGATGGAGAAGGAAGCACAGAGGGTTGTATGGGAAGGAGCAATTCCTTTGCAGATTCATCTCCATGAATCCGAAGTGACGACTCTTCCTTCTCCCCCACCCGCCCTG ATCTTAGCTCCTCGTCTTGGATACCTTCCGCTGTTGGGCTCCCTCTTAAAGCCTTACTTCAGGTCCGCCCTTCCTCCTGGTGTCGACACTGTATGGTTCGACTACCGAGGCTTGCCCTTGAAGTGGTATATACCAACTGGAGTTCTTTTTGATCTTCTCTGTGCACAACCTGAGAGACCTTGGAATTTAACG GTGCACTTTAGAGGATATCCTGGAAACATATTGATCCCTTGTGAAGGTGAAGATAGCATAAAGTGGAGCTATATCAACTCTTTGAAAGAG GCAGCATATATAATCAATGGAAGCTGCAAGAATGTGATGAGCATGTCTCAACCTGATCAGGTGGAGCTCTGGCGCTCTGTCTTAAATG GTAATTTGGAAGCCTACCTATGTGTATCTTCTAAGCTTAAGCTTGGAGCAGTTGGTGAAGTAAACTTGAGCTCGCCAAGATCCCGACCGAGTATGGGTGAAATTGATGTTTCTGGGCAGGTGAAGCAAG GCCGAGTTCCTGTTCGTTTATATGTTTGGAATGTCTGTGAGGACTTTGATGACTTAGAAGATGCACCACCTATTGATAGTTGGGATAAAGTTTCTTACATAAACCGGCCTGTTGAGATACAAGGAGAAG GTAGATGCTTCACGTTACTTGATGCTGTGAAAAGCCTTCTGCCAGATTATTTTGTGGACAACTCCTTGGGCAGTGCTGAATCATTGACAGTAGGTGGTGAGGAAGAGCAAAGAGTTCCATCCAAAGATGCAAGTGATGATAAAAAAGCCGGAGAGGATGACCATGTAAAGGCTAGTAATGAATTTGAAGAGCCTGAAATCAAGCTGGTCCGTATACAAGGTATTGAACCGAAACTGGAAATACCATTTTCTTGGGTGGCAAACAACTTAATGCACCCAGAGCACTTCCTTCATATTTGTGTATACCTGAAAGTACCATAA
- the LOC101298425 gene encoding cx9C motif-containing protein 4, mitochondrial-like, which translates to MGTRQSKEAVEMEPCKKEACLIQACLSKNDFLSHKCLKVIEMLQSCCEKCNYNSTHCASLSGLLKTKPK; encoded by the exons ATGGGAACGCGGCAGAGCAAAGAGGCGGTGGAGATGGAGCCGTGTAAGAAAGAAGCGTGCTTGATTCAAGCATGCCTCTCCAAAAATGACTTTCTCTCTCACAA GTGCCTTAAGGTTATTGAAATGCTACAGTCTTGCTGCGAAAAATGTAATTACAACTCGACACACTGTGCTTCTCTCTCTGGGCTTCTGAAAACAAAACCTAAATGA
- the LOC101308097 gene encoding protein EI24 homolog, with amino-acid sequence MGGRMEGLGAKGKLAAVLWVEGFRQACCLHRVLILCHRSRKLLIRTGQCFLLNGFIFLGSILILNSFIIPALHWILPAMCPEFSSQQLCSFAGIWEFYSILRHGLVQLFYVTWLYPLYVFSFILSNIWYNDIAKYGFYAMGRPVINKLDPVRQSDVLTFQNAAGLERSTDLGWVMIGIGEQVYSVLLLSCFFLEVYVTGFIPYVGKALNFLLLSWMYAYYCFEYKWNFSEIGLDKRLDFFESNWAFFAGFGSPCVLPLFFFSPLVSYGCMAILFPLFVLTATGSEAEQLISSRKTSWGDECFGRLQIFKAADSLSEENGQEIKEDENCNIVLVTLSATAFPSNGMEEGLSYKMDRNIYPSTDLM; translated from the exons ATGGGAGGAAGAATGGAAGGTCTGGGCGCAAAAGGGAAGCTAGCGGCGGTGCTTTGGGTTGAGGGCTTCAGACAAGCCTGTTGCCTTCACCGTGTGCTTATTCTCTGCCACAG GTCCAGAAAGCTTCTGATACGCACGGGACAGTGTTTTCTGTTGAATGGTTTCATTTTCTTAGGAAG TATACTTATCCTTAACTCGTTCATCATCCCAGCTCTACACTGGATATTGCCTGCTATGTGTCCAGAGTTTAGTTCTCAACAGTTATGCTCATTTGCTGGCATTTGGGAATTTTATTCCATCTTACGTCATGGACTCGTACAGCTTTTTTAT GTAACTTGGTTGTATCCATTATATGTATTCAGCTTTATCCTGAGCAACATCTG GTACAATGATATTGCCAAGTATGGATTTTATGCAATGGGGAGACCTGTGATTAATAAATTGGATCCTGTCAGACAAAGTGATGTGTTAACCTTCCAAAATGCAGCTGGCCTTGAAAGATCAACAGACCTAGGATG GGTCATGATTGGAATAGGAGAGCAGGTTTATTCAGTGCTTCTTTTGAGCTGTTTCTTCTTAGAG GTATATGTGACAGGTTTTATACCATATGTAGGCAAGGCATTAAATTTTCTGCTTCTTTCCTGGATGTATGCCTACTATTGTTTTGA GTACAAATGGAATTTCTCTGAAATCGGTCTGGACAAAAGGCTAGACTTCTTTGAATCTAACTGGGCATTTTTTGCTGGTTTTG GAAGCCCATGTGTTCTACCTCTTTTCTTTTTCTCACCTCTTGTGAGCTATGGGTGTATGGCTATACTCTTTCCGTTG TTTGTTTTGACAGCTACAGGCTCAGAAGCTGAGCAACTTATTTCTTCTCGAAAAACAAGCTGGGGTGACGAATGTTTCGGACGGCTTCAAATATTCAAGGCCGCAGATAGTTTGTC AGAAGAGAATGGACAAGAGATCAAAGAAGATGAGAACTGCAACATAGTACTCGTTACCTTGTCTGCCACTGCCTTCCCATCTAACGGAATGGAAGAGGGACTAAGCTATAAAATGGATCGAAACATATATCCAAGTACAGATCTGATGTAG
- the LOC101298711 gene encoding magnesium transporter NIPA2-like → MATQSQSPPISWRDSYRGMSSDNIKGLVLALSSSLFIGASFIVKKKGLKKAGASGIRAGVGGYSYLYEPLWWVGMITMIVGEVANFAAYAFAPAILVTPLGALSIIISAVLAHIILRERLHIFGILGCALCVVGSTTIVLHAPQEREIESVAEVWALAMEPGFLLYAALVITAVFILIFHVIPQYGQTHIMVYIGVCSLVGSLSVMSVKALGIALKLTLSGMNQLVYPQTWVFTLVVITCVLTQMNYLNKALDTFNTAVVSPIYYVMFTSLTILASVIMFKDWDRQSPTQVITEMCGFVTILGGTFLLHRTKDMTDGLTTSMSSLRLSKHAEEDGMDGAEGIPLRRQDNSRS, encoded by the exons ATGGCGACTCAGAGTCAGAGCCCTCCGATCAGCTGGAGAGACTCGTACAGAGGCATGTCCTCTGATAACATCAAGGGTTTGGTCCTTGCTTTGTCTTCAAGCTTATTTATCGGTGCTAGTTTCATAGTCAAGAAAAAGGGCTTGAAGAAGGCCGGCGCTTCTGGCATCCGAGCAG GGGTTGGCGGATATTCATACCTTTACGAGCCACTTTGGTGGGTGGGCATGATCACAA TGATTGTAGGAGAAGTTGCTAATTTTGCGGCTTATGCATTTGCACCAGCTATACTAGTAACTCCTCTTGGCGCTCTCAGCATAATTATCAG TGCTGTGCTTGCACATATTATTCTACGGGAAAGGCTGCATATCTTTGGGATTCTTGGTTGTGCTTTATGTGTTGTGGGTTCTACAACAATTGTTTTACATGCGCCTCAAGAACGTGAGATTGAATCTGTAGCCGAAGTTTGGGCTCTTGCCATGGAACCAG GTTTTCTATTGTATGCGGCTCTTGTCATAACTGCAGTGTTTATACTTATATTCCACGTCATTCCGCAATATGGCCAGACACATATTATGGTTTACATTGGAGTTTGTTCGCTTGTAGGTTCCTTGTCG GTCATGAGTGTTAAAGCACTTGGAATTGCTCTGAAGTTGACGTTATCCGGAATGAATCAACTAGTCTATCCTCAAACTTGGGTCTTCACTTTAGTTGTAATTACTTGTGTGCTCACCCAAATGAATTACTTGAACAAG GCACTTGATACATTCAACACAGCCGTGGTATCTCCTATATACTATGTTATGTTCACATCACTAACTATTCTGGCTAGTGTGATCATGTTTAAG GATTGGGACAGACAGAGTCCAACACAAGTTATCACAGAAATGTGTGGTTTTGTGACTATACTTGGAGGAACTTTTCTTCTTCACAGAACAAAGGATATGACTGACG GTCTGACAACATCAATGTCCTCTTTGCGACTGTCTAAGCATGCAGAGGAGGATGGAATGGATGGGGCTGAAGGCATCCCGCTCAGGCGGCAGGATAACTCAAGATCATGA